From Hymenobacter sedentarius, a single genomic window includes:
- a CDS encoding C25 family cysteine peptidase, whose protein sequence is MENIPTTKKKGLGWLIWLLVLALSGPAALAQSGPYGNEWIVPSQQYYKVRVTQDGIHRLSYQYLTQAGLSNIDPSRLQLWRRGREVAVYQGGARTVFDANTYLEFYGQRNDGQLDRDLYKNASDQPHKLYSFYTDTAAYFLTYPGPTAPAAKRMAEPVTAGGTPHAWRLASSLKLETEAFGDAPRDVTFLPWVEAGEGYFSSQLNGVATTSTDTVLRAVPATGPAPAPSLELRIVGATNAPHNVEVLVLNTATNTYRSLARLVFNSYAHAGGKYALQRAEIGPNGLVTVRLSGSTAGTGTSADKFRRAFIRVVAPQANRWLGPRRQLAFANDSLLGGPATFEVDSIPASVVGYDIQDPWNVQRIAPTAAQTLGPLGRRFVFPSATQAQSRRLLLADAQRPFVPPAATKVRFRIINQATVNFAIVSHRQLYGPATDGGTSVANAAKEYAKYRASTAGGGYDTLLITTAQLYDQFHYGERSWLAMRHFGLWLAAGAPANANRYLLLLGKGIVPSEPLIGGSNRNETYTRTTARGTGERGLDLVPTSSRAVSDNLITANFQANDFVPKLRTGRLTVTTPQQIINYLGKLRTHEALGPEPWRKNVLHLIGGKDASETAYFTSIMDRNKHRVERPFFGGRVTTISRQSTLPVSVNISNELNAGISLMTYFGHGSNNTFALNFGTPADPSYNNPGKYPFFFMNGCAANHTFTAAPTIIEDWLFADRKGALGSLGEYGFSYPDRLEIALDTMYTLLFNNPQWYGKPITAVHNEAVRRLQNTPYFSDDIGIEQLLATGWQGDPALALFAPERPDFIASAATLSITPSPGQGPVKGSSTDFILNVGVSNPGKITYDPVEIKVTRKIAGRPSLVYQFSRRQAWVRDTTYALTLPNTLADAGNSTFLVELDPNNRVAEISETNNSAQIDFTFLQGGLTVLKPYEFAIVTTNQPKLLVQSNDRNGPQRGYDFELDTVPTFNSGLVQRAPLITAGVVAEWQPTLPAVAPRDSVVWYWRARFHTPAPGEDGSWVTSSFRVIPSSPGGWSQSHYGQFQRTTRTGVDVTVPSGAWTFVPNQIPLLMRTRGGGVPRSAPTFTAQNTSQNASGIYLQTAGAAMPAVVGCGVNSPNLLLAVYEAGSLRSVTMPSTYQRCGQAPNYFYYFSASDPTGTTPLDTLDNLNYSATRQQQLASFLAAVPAGSYVALVSANRLRYSLLPASLKATLQTLLGSRLIAQLADGEPLALVGQKLTATSGRLISEVGPDRSLATPTYNQLIELRGLLQQPASAGRIVSPRIGPAKDWLNLYSTIRNATPSGYHTLSVVAIDPLGRETVVLPNVTSSAQPLAVSAAQYPYLRLELALGDSVTRIPPQLRQWLVTYRGLPEGIVRRDLEPAISYAPATLAQQAVDKGIITFNVKFQNVSDVDFLAPLKAQVNLRNTTTGAVVKTLDVTFPGVLAAGATATIPVSLDVKKQYGTFVIEVFVNPRTQPEQLYTNNELILDPFTVGDNNVPPTLDVAFDGRHILNGELVSSTPVINIQLNDEDKLNPFTDRTVFTVTLLKPGSNTPVVVDLNGPEINFSVDATQGSVAKLEYRPGAGKPLDDGMYTLRVQGRDPRNANAGSQDFQVKFEVVKASKITNVYPYPNPVISKARFVFTVTGNELPRNMKIQIMTLTGRVVREIYKEELGPLHIGNNITDFAWDGTDTYGDRLANGTYLYRVSLDDPAGQFGRRETAGDQAFKNDWGKLVLMR, encoded by the coding sequence ATGGAAAACATACCTACTACTAAAAAAAAGGGGTTGGGGTGGTTGATTTGGTTACTGGTGTTGGCCCTGAGCGGGCCGGCGGCGCTGGCGCAGTCGGGGCCCTACGGCAACGAATGGATAGTGCCCAGCCAGCAGTACTACAAGGTGCGCGTGACGCAGGACGGCATTCACCGCCTGAGCTACCAGTACCTGACCCAGGCTGGCCTGAGCAACATTGACCCCAGCCGCCTGCAACTCTGGCGCCGGGGCCGCGAAGTGGCCGTGTACCAAGGCGGTGCCCGCACCGTGTTCGATGCCAATACCTACCTGGAGTTTTACGGCCAGCGCAACGACGGCCAGCTCGACCGCGACCTGTACAAGAACGCCTCCGACCAGCCCCACAAGCTCTACAGCTTTTACACCGATACCGCCGCTTACTTCCTAACCTACCCCGGGCCCACCGCCCCCGCAGCCAAGCGCATGGCCGAGCCGGTGACCGCCGGCGGCACGCCGCACGCCTGGCGCCTGGCCAGCAGCCTGAAGCTGGAAACCGAAGCCTTTGGCGACGCCCCGCGCGACGTGACGTTTCTGCCGTGGGTAGAAGCCGGCGAAGGCTATTTCTCGAGCCAGCTCAACGGGGTGGCCACCACTTCCACCGACACTGTACTGCGGGCCGTGCCCGCCACGGGCCCCGCCCCCGCGCCCAGCCTGGAGTTGCGAATAGTAGGGGCCACCAACGCGCCGCACAACGTGGAAGTGCTGGTGCTCAACACCGCCACGAATACGTACCGCTCCCTGGCCCGACTAGTGTTTAACAGCTACGCCCACGCCGGCGGCAAGTACGCGCTCCAACGCGCCGAAATTGGGCCAAATGGACTGGTCACCGTCCGGCTTTCGGGCAGCACGGCGGGCACGGGCACCTCGGCTGATAAGTTCCGCCGGGCCTTCATCCGGGTGGTGGCGCCCCAGGCCAACCGCTGGCTGGGGCCCCGCCGGCAGCTGGCCTTCGCCAACGATTCGCTGCTGGGCGGCCCGGCCACGTTTGAGGTCGACAGCATTCCGGCCTCGGTGGTGGGCTACGACATTCAGGACCCTTGGAACGTGCAGCGCATTGCGCCCACTGCCGCCCAGACCCTCGGGCCGCTGGGCCGTCGGTTTGTGTTTCCAAGTGCCACGCAGGCTCAGTCGCGCCGGCTGCTGCTGGCCGATGCGCAGCGTCCGTTTGTGCCCCCGGCCGCTACCAAGGTGCGGTTTCGGATTATCAACCAAGCCACGGTCAACTTCGCCATTGTATCGCACCGCCAGCTCTACGGCCCGGCTACCGATGGCGGCACCAGCGTGGCCAACGCGGCCAAAGAATACGCCAAATACCGCGCCTCCACGGCCGGCGGGGGCTACGATACCCTGCTGATTACCACCGCGCAGCTCTACGACCAGTTCCACTACGGCGAACGGTCGTGGCTGGCCATGCGCCACTTTGGCCTCTGGCTGGCCGCCGGCGCCCCCGCCAATGCTAACCGTTACCTGCTGCTGCTGGGCAAAGGCATTGTGCCGTCGGAGCCGCTGATTGGCGGCAGCAACCGCAACGAAACTTATACGCGCACGACAGCCCGCGGCACCGGCGAACGGGGCCTGGACCTGGTGCCCACCAGCTCGCGGGCGGTGTCTGATAACCTGATTACGGCCAATTTCCAGGCCAACGATTTTGTACCCAAGCTGCGCACCGGCCGCCTCACCGTGACTACGCCCCAGCAGATAATCAACTACTTGGGCAAGCTGCGCACCCACGAAGCCCTGGGCCCGGAGCCCTGGCGCAAAAACGTGCTGCACCTGATTGGGGGAAAGGATGCGAGCGAGACCGCCTATTTCACGAGCATAATGGACCGGAATAAGCACCGGGTAGAGCGTCCTTTTTTTGGTGGCCGGGTAACCACCATATCCCGGCAGTCAACCCTGCCGGTAAGCGTTAATATTTCTAACGAACTGAACGCCGGCATCTCCCTGATGACGTATTTTGGCCACGGCTCCAACAACACCTTCGCGCTGAATTTCGGCACTCCGGCGGACCCCTCTTACAATAACCCCGGCAAGTACCCCTTCTTCTTCATGAACGGCTGTGCTGCCAACCACACCTTTACCGCGGCGCCCACCATCATCGAAGACTGGCTGTTTGCGGACCGGAAAGGGGCGTTGGGCTCGTTAGGCGAGTACGGGTTCAGCTACCCCGACCGGCTCGAAATTGCCTTGGATACCATGTACACGCTGCTGTTCAACAACCCGCAGTGGTACGGCAAGCCCATTACGGCGGTGCACAATGAGGCGGTGCGCCGCCTGCAGAACACCCCGTATTTTAGCGACGACATCGGCATTGAGCAGCTGCTGGCCACCGGCTGGCAGGGCGACCCGGCCCTGGCGCTGTTTGCGCCCGAGCGGCCCGACTTTATTGCCAGTGCCGCCACGCTGTCCATCACGCCTTCGCCAGGGCAAGGGCCCGTTAAGGGCTCCTCCACCGATTTTATTCTGAACGTGGGGGTGTCGAACCCCGGCAAGATTACCTACGACCCGGTGGAGATAAAGGTGACCCGCAAAATAGCCGGCCGTCCCTCACTGGTTTACCAGTTCTCGCGCCGGCAAGCCTGGGTTCGCGATACCACGTATGCCCTCACGCTGCCCAATACGCTGGCCGACGCCGGCAACAGCACCTTCCTGGTGGAGCTGGACCCCAACAACCGGGTAGCTGAAATCAGTGAAACCAACAACTCGGCGCAGATTGACTTCACCTTCCTGCAGGGTGGCCTCACGGTGCTCAAGCCCTACGAATTTGCGATTGTAACCACTAATCAGCCCAAGCTGCTGGTGCAAAGCAACGACCGCAATGGTCCGCAGCGCGGCTACGATTTTGAGCTGGATACCGTGCCCACTTTCAACAGCGGCCTGGTGCAGCGCGCCCCCCTCATCACGGCGGGCGTGGTAGCTGAATGGCAGCCCACGCTGCCCGCGGTGGCCCCGCGCGACAGTGTGGTGTGGTACTGGCGCGCCCGCTTTCATACGCCGGCCCCCGGCGAAGACGGCAGCTGGGTTACTTCTTCGTTCCGCGTTATTCCCAGCAGCCCGGGTGGGTGGTCGCAGAGCCACTACGGCCAGTTTCAGCGCACCACCCGCACCGGGGTGGATGTGACTGTGCCCTCGGGCGCCTGGACGTTTGTGCCCAACCAAATACCCCTCCTGATGCGCACCCGGGGTGGGGGCGTGCCCCGCAGCGCACCCACGTTCACGGCCCAAAACACTTCGCAGAACGCCTCTGGCATCTACCTGCAAACGGCGGGAGCGGCCATGCCGGCGGTAGTAGGATGCGGCGTAAACTCGCCCAACCTGCTGCTGGCGGTGTACGAAGCGGGCAGCCTGCGCTCCGTGACGATGCCCAGCACGTACCAGCGTTGCGGGCAGGCGCCCAATTACTTCTACTATTTCTCCGCCAGCGACCCCACCGGCACCACGCCACTTGATACGCTGGATAACCTAAACTACAGCGCCACGCGCCAGCAGCAGCTGGCCAGCTTCCTGGCGGCAGTGCCAGCTGGCTCGTATGTGGCCTTGGTATCGGCCAACCGCCTGCGCTATTCGCTGCTGCCGGCTTCACTGAAAGCCACCCTGCAAACCCTGCTGGGCTCGCGGCTAATTGCCCAGCTGGCCGATGGCGAGCCGCTGGCTCTGGTGGGCCAGAAGCTTACCGCTACGTCGGGCCGCCTCATCAGTGAAGTGGGGCCGGACCGCAGCCTGGCCACCCCGACCTACAATCAACTTATTGAGCTGCGCGGTTTGCTGCAGCAGCCCGCATCAGCCGGCCGCATCGTGTCGCCCCGCATCGGGCCGGCCAAAGACTGGCTGAATCTGTACTCCACCATTCGCAATGCTACGCCCAGCGGCTACCACACCCTGAGCGTGGTGGCCATTGACCCGCTCGGCCGCGAAACGGTGGTGCTGCCCAATGTCACGTCGTCGGCCCAGCCGCTGGCGGTTTCGGCCGCTCAATACCCGTACCTGCGGCTTGAGCTGGCCCTCGGCGACTCCGTGACGCGCATCCCGCCACAGCTGCGCCAGTGGCTGGTTACCTACCGCGGCCTGCCCGAAGGCATCGTGCGGCGCGACCTGGAGCCGGCCATCAGCTATGCCCCCGCCACGCTGGCCCAGCAAGCGGTCGATAAGGGCATCATTACCTTCAACGTGAAGTTTCAGAACGTGTCGGATGTGGATTTCTTGGCCCCGCTCAAGGCCCAGGTAAACCTGCGCAACACCACCACCGGAGCAGTAGTGAAAACCCTCGACGTAACCTTCCCGGGCGTGCTGGCCGCCGGCGCCACCGCCACCATTCCCGTGAGCTTGGATGTGAAAAAGCAGTATGGCACCTTCGTTATCGAGGTATTTGTGAACCCGCGCACTCAGCCCGAGCAGCTGTACACCAACAACGAACTGATACTGGACCCCTTCACGGTGGGCGACAACAACGTGCCGCCCACCCTGGACGTGGCGTTTGACGGCCGCCACATCCTCAACGGCGAGCTGGTTTCTTCGACCCCGGTTATCAACATTCAGCTCAACGACGAAGACAAGCTTAACCCGTTCACCGACCGCACCGTGTTCACCGTTACGCTGCTTAAGCCCGGCTCCAATACTCCGGTAGTAGTGGACCTGAACGGCCCGGAAATAAACTTCAGCGTAGACGCCACCCAAGGCAGTGTGGCTAAGCTGGAGTACCGCCCTGGTGCGGGCAAGCCGCTCGATGACGGCATGTACACGCTGCGCGTGCAGGGCCGCGACCCCCGCAATGCCAACGCCGGCTCGCAGGATTTCCAGGTGAAGTTTGAGGTAGTGAAGGCGTCGAAAATCACCAACGTTTACCCGTATCCCAACCCGGTTATCAGCAAGGCCCGCTTCGTATTTACCGTGACCGGCAATGAGCTGCCGCGCAATATGAAGATTCAGATTATGACCCTGACGGGCCGGGT
- a CDS encoding PadR family transcriptional regulator, giving the protein MKLENTQVQMRKGILEFCILEIIARGEAYASDMLEELTSARMIVVEGTLYPLLTRLKNASLLDYVWKESTSGPPRKYYTLTDSGRQFLAELRDTWEEMATSVGIIRHSAPPKPVA; this is encoded by the coding sequence ATGAAACTCGAGAACACCCAGGTTCAGATGCGCAAGGGAATCCTTGAATTCTGCATCCTGGAAATTATCGCCCGCGGCGAAGCCTACGCCTCCGACATGCTGGAGGAGTTGACTTCGGCCCGCATGATAGTGGTGGAGGGCACGCTCTACCCGCTGCTCACCCGCCTTAAAAACGCTTCGCTGCTGGACTATGTCTGGAAGGAAAGCACCAGCGGCCCACCCCGCAAATACTACACCCTCACGGACTCCGGCCGCCAGTTTCTGGCCGAGCTGCGCGACACCTGGGAGGAAATGGCCACCTCGGTGGGCATCATCCGGCACAGCGCTCCGCCGAAGCCCGTTGCTTGA
- a CDS encoding PorV/PorQ family protein translates to MLQLSSTARRLLFMGATAALAVPAAAQSTKTPKYSNEFLNIGVGARALGMGKVQVSLADNATAGYWNPAGLVNQTHKYDGVLMHSELFSGVVKNDYAAFSMPLDDKSAIGASVMRLGVDNIADTRNLINEYGYVDYSKIEFFSVADYALLLSYARKLGNVEGLSLGANGKIIYRNIGKFAHGYGFGIDAGLQYNHKGWNLGLMARDITTTFTQWNINADEYQKGVSSTIANGNDPTPKNSAEITLPRFVLGAGRRFALPKEFSALVAVDLETTTDGQRNTPISTSAVSVDPRIGLELGYKDLVFLRGGAGNYQKIQDFTANAGGTYGSSWKGQYSLGAGVAVSGLRIDLALSRLAVEKLGSASQTNSLIVSLGYGLK, encoded by the coding sequence ATGCTCCAACTTTCCTCTACCGCCCGTAGGCTGCTTTTTATGGGCGCTACGGCCGCGCTGGCAGTCCCGGCCGCCGCGCAATCCACCAAAACGCCCAAGTACAGCAATGAATTTCTGAACATTGGGGTGGGGGCCCGGGCACTGGGCATGGGCAAAGTGCAGGTGAGCCTGGCCGATAATGCCACCGCCGGCTACTGGAACCCCGCGGGCCTGGTGAACCAAACCCACAAGTACGACGGCGTGCTGATGCATTCCGAGCTGTTTTCGGGCGTGGTGAAAAACGATTATGCGGCGTTTTCCATGCCCCTGGACGACAAAAGTGCCATCGGCGCGAGCGTGATGCGCCTTGGCGTCGACAACATTGCCGACACCCGCAACCTCATCAACGAGTACGGCTACGTCGACTACAGCAAGATTGAGTTCTTCTCGGTGGCCGACTACGCCCTGCTGCTCTCGTACGCCCGCAAGCTGGGCAACGTGGAAGGCCTGAGCCTGGGGGCCAACGGCAAAATCATCTATCGCAACATCGGCAAGTTTGCCCACGGCTACGGCTTTGGCATCGACGCCGGCCTGCAGTACAACCACAAGGGCTGGAACCTGGGCCTGATGGCGCGCGACATCACCACCACCTTTACCCAGTGGAACATCAACGCCGACGAATACCAGAAGGGCGTGAGCAGCACCATTGCCAATGGCAATGACCCCACGCCCAAGAACAGCGCCGAAATCACGCTGCCGCGCTTTGTGCTCGGGGCGGGCCGCCGCTTTGCGCTCCCCAAGGAGTTTTCGGCCCTGGTAGCCGTCGACCTGGAAACTACCACCGACGGCCAGCGCAACACGCCCATCTCGACCAGCGCCGTGAGCGTGGACCCCCGCATCGGCCTGGAATTGGGCTACAAAGACCTGGTGTTTTTGCGCGGCGGGGCCGGCAACTACCAGAAGATTCAGGATTTCACCGCCAATGCCGGCGGCACCTATGGCAGCAGCTGGAAGGGCCAGTACAGCCTCGGCGCGGGGGTGGCCGTAAGCGGCTTACGCATCGACCTGGCGTTGTCGCGCCTGGCGGTCGAAAAGCTCGGCAGCGCCTCACAAACCAACTCGCTTATCGTGTCGTTGGGCTACGGCCTCAAATAA